The genome window attccctggagatttgggggatggtgcctggcgagggtggggtttggggaaggggtggACCACAGCAAGGTACAATGCCAtagtgttcaccctccaaagcagccattttcttcaggggaactgatctctatggcctggagatccgttgtaattctgggagatctccagccaccacctggaggctggcaaccagggCAACTCTGGTTGCCAGCTGCCTTGAAGAAAAACATTTCTTTCCCCCATCATAAGTCTTAATAGGAGGGCAgcggttatttatttattcatttacttaagttatagtccacctttctcactgagattcaaggccgATTTAGCAGCGAATATTATTTACTTCCATACCTTGAAGAGCTTCAGCTGTCCCATCCCCCAtgttaaacctctattaaaggtggagaaatttagggttgccatctgcAGGTTGGGAattccctggagatttggaggtggagtctggagagggtgtggtttttggagaggagtgacctcagcagggtttaatgcagtgcccccctccaaagcatgcatttcctcctggggaaccgATCTTTcacagtctggagaccagttgtaattcccggaGGTCTCCAGGCTGTGCCTAGAGGTTGGCTAACCTAGGTGGAGGTTTTTCTCCATGTTATTAGCAACCTTAAGTGCAGCTTTTCttgggtgggaggagagggaatAAAAAGAAGCAGGGTTGTTGGGAGTGGATAGGTTAGCGAGAGGAGAGAAATTCGTGGGGCATGTGATTTTTGAAGAGTACTTGAGGAATGGGATATTGAGGGGAGTTTAATATTGGGGAAGGGGTAATGAGGAGAGTGAGACCGAGGTGAAAGCCCTTTATGGGAGGGTTTGGGGGCGGGGAAGAAGAGCAATATAAGGGGGATCGAGAAGCCCTCCATTTTAAGGATGAAGCAACTCTTGTGAGGTATCTCCTCAGGGCAGGAATGACAACTCCGGGAGTGCGGCAGATAACTGAAGGGAAAGGGGATAATTGATACAAGGTTTCATGACTGGACAACAGAAGGCAGAGATACTGAAAGGGAGTAATATGTGGGAGGAAAGTTACTGAGGTAACAGGACAATTCATGTATgggggctggggtggtagggGAGAAGCACTAGGGAAAGGAAGGGATACCAAGAGGAAAACGGGATTAATGGGggggctctgacctggatagcccaagtgagcctgatctcatcagatctcagaagctaagcaggtttggccttggttagtagttggatgggagacctccaacaaagaccagggttgcagaggcaggcaatggtaaaccacctttgATAggctcatgccatgaaaaccccaccagaggttgctatatgtcagttatgacttgaaggTACCCCAAACACaatgggtgggggaggcagagggggaAAAGTCAAATTCATGCAAACAGGGAGTGTTATGAAGTAAAGGATTGACAGACATTTCATAGGCATCTCTGACAGGATTCTCAGCATCATCTTCATGCTCTACTTCTCAGGATTCTTCCGAGGTGATCAAATTTCGTGCCACTTTTTCATGCAGGAGAATCCAGACTCCGCCTCATCTGTTGTCCTGTATTTCAGGCTcggccttggcagcagcagcaccagcaggAGCAGAAGACTGCTGGGAGGATGGAGACATGTTGGCTAGACCCATTACCTTATGCAGCGGGGGGCAAGGTCAGCAAGCCACAAGGAAAGGAACCCCCACCCGCACAACAAACCTTGggtaagaagaaaacaaagaagaagaaaaagaagtctAGGCAGGAAGACGGTAGGTAATCTGCAAAGCCTGTAGCCATTACAGCAATTCACCACCTTCACAGAATTCCCTGCTATACTTTTGTTCAGGAGGGTGAGCAGACCATTTGTTAAATCATAACTTAAATGTGCTTTGTTTATAGCAGTTGCAAGTGATCCCGagtatttggggttttttttaactatcCTTCCTCAGCAGAAGAGGTGATGGTGGAAAAGATAGTTCATTAAACTGGACTCAGAGGCTAGGCAGTTGAGTAATAATAATGTGAGAAGGAAGAGTGTCATTTCAAGCATGTGCGGACCTCTTGTCAAAACAGTAGGGGGCACTAGACATTCATTAGGTGCCATCAAGTTTCTCCAGCAGTAAGATGTGGAAACATTCTGGGCTGGAGAAACTGAGTGGTTCTATAAGAATGTTCAGATATTTTGTCCCATTGCTAACATTCCTTTAGATAGCCCAGCTGATACTGTTAAAAAGCTCTTAACGCATCTTCCCTACACAAGTATTTTAATACGCTTAGTTTTAACCCAACCCCACCCCTACCATGCTATTTTAAATTGCTCAGGTGCACTCTCCAATACCATTTTTCCACAGCAGAAAAGCAACCTGGCAAAAGCAAAAAGCAGCCTGTGTTTCTGTCCTCGCCTGAACTGCTCCATCTATGCAGCAACAGGACAACAGAAGATGATGCTTCAAAAGACACTGCAGGCAGGACAGCACGTCAGCTCTCCTCCTCCACATCCAACTTCTTGTTGTTGACCGAAGGCAACTCTGATCAGTCTAACGAGAGTCTTCGATGGAACGGAATTCTGGACGATCCAGCGGCAGAAGAGGAGAGACTCTGGCAGTATCGACTGAACAGAAGGAAACGCTATGGCGCATACATCCAGCAAAGCCTGCCTCCAGAGCCGTCCCTCACACTCAAGCATCTGCCACAACTTTGTAAATTTGCCCATCTGAACAGTGACCACTTGTTCGGTAAGACAGAACTTGCCACTTCACAGAATTCTAAGACATAACCAAAGCATCGAAGAGGCAAGCTGCGCGAGTTCCAATTATTTCTCAGGAAACTGTGTAAATCTTTTCAACCCCTCTCATTTGGCTTCTTctccctttctcttctttaaaGCTAAGACAAGAGTTTAATTCCCAGCTAGGTTAATTGTTTCTTCAAAGTTCATGAAATTATGAATTCTTTTATCAATTATCCCAAACCTACAtactattatttttaaattttgcaaaCCCTGCATTGATGGTTAGATAATAAAGAGTTTGATAACATCCACCTAACTTTCCCCTTCCATAAATGTTAAACGAAAAAACCTCTCGGGAGTCTTCAGTGTTACAAATATGAGAATTTGTTGCATCCTGGATGCAACTTAAACATATGGCTTTATTCAAATATACCTACACTGAAAGTACTGAGTAGGGCATAGGGATGGGAAGTgcagtcaagttgcagctgatttatagtgacccccaaggggttttcaaggccagagaggaacagcggtggtttgccattgcttggtggtctctcatccaagtactatgTGCGTCCAACCCTtctcagcttccaagatcaggctagtctgggccatcgAGATTAGGGTAAACTTTTGAGTGAGGCatactttcctttttaaaacatgcattcAAGCCTCCAGCACCAGAACAATACTTCTCTTCTGTGCTGTTTGTGATACAAAATCAGTATAAAACCACGGTTGGTCCACTTTGCTTTGTCACTAAGTAAcgattctgcacggcttacctgaagccgggacgttgcagaacatgccagcaaaaccgcgaaagattgcgttttctcgcatgagttttacGCGATGTTGCAAtcttttgccggcatgttccacaacgtcctggcttcaggtaagccgtgcggaatcggcccagctGATATTCTATTTCCCCATGCTGTTGTTTAAGAGAGTGCAGTGGGTGCTCCCTTCGAGTATGGGGGTGCCATCCTGAGACAACTTTCctataagccccactgaatggtGCTGATCAAAATTGCTTTCATTCAGCTTCTAATAGAAATAGAGTATTGTGGTAAATCTACAGTACAAAGGGAAACCCCTCTGCAATAAGACTGACGTCAAATAACAATGTAACGTACTTTGTAAGTGCTTACTGAAAGTGCTAGGTGCAAAATTCACATAACAGGAATAAAGTACCAAACATTTCGTAATATCCATTTTCTGTGGATATGAAAAGTCCTTGAGGGTGTCTCTCTGAACTGTTCCAACAGCCTATCAAGATCAtctgaaaagaaacaagaaacaaaaatacATTACATTACAATGATTTATGGACTATAATGAGTTTACCTATATGTAATCATCGGAAACAGAGTAGTGAATGAAATGTTTTGTACTTTGTTACTGTTACATTGAAAATGGATATCATGAAATGTTTGGCACTTTATTTCTGTTAACAACCATTAGTATATTGTGAATTTTGCACCTAGCACTTTCAGTAAGCACTTATAAAGTACGTTAATTATTATTTGACGTCGTCTTATTGCGGTGGGGTTTCCCTTTGTACAGTTCATTCCGCTTCTAGCAAACTTTCCATTACAACCAACTGGGGTGCTGAGAACTATTTATTCTTGTCACACCCTTCTGGTTAAGATGATGGAGTAAACAGAAGCAATTGATGTGCCGCTCTTGTCTCTTAAGCATGCTACACTTTGATTTGGACCGGCCTCATTTGATGCAGCAGTAATTTGCCTTCATTTTACTGTTTTGTTTACTGTGTTACCATCTTGTGATAAGTGGGGCTTATAATCTTCAAACTCTGAGCCATAAAGAGAAAGATACGAAGTGGACAGACAGTGTGGTTGATCTAGGGTCACCCCGTGGGTTTCATGGCCGAGAGGAACCAAGGGTAGGTCTCTCCCATCTCAGTTCAACACGCGAACTGCTACACATTGgttggctcttctgagcacaaaCGTCTCCCTGAAAAGTCTACAACTATAAGGACATTTTCAGTGTTGAATTAGTGGTTAGTTTCCAGTGTCTtcactttcaatttttttcttgtaCGTTAGCAAGCAGCAATATATTAGTATGAAAACAGCAGAACCAGGGCCCTCAGAACAAAGCAATTCCAAGAAAGACTGGTACACAAAAATACTAGGctatccttaaaaaaaaacccttcctaaaTCATAAATCGGATAGCTTTTACCATATgctcatatccagggcttttttcctgggaaaagaggtggtgaaactcagtgggttgccctcggagaaaacggtcacatggctggtggccccgccccctgatctccagacagaggggagttgagattgccctcggcacagaaggcaatctcaactcccctctgtctggagatcggggtggggccaccagccatgtgaccattttcaagaagttccggaactctgttccactgtgttcctgctgaaaaaaagccctgctcatatccTATTTTATATATAAAGTAGCTTGTCCAGAAATTTGGCAGAGAATACAGTAAAACCTAATACATAAAAAATACTTACTTACAAGATAAATGAGCACAGTTCGCAGTTTCTTATATGTTTATTCCTTTGCCAGTAATCTACACCCACACTCAACCAACAGAGTGGGAGAGACAACCTAGGCATTCATCATGCCAACCAACAAGCATAAATGACTACAAAACACTTCTTCAGAATTATGGACCATTTATTgctagttttaaaaaagagaaaattaaagCAAATTTAAAAGTAACATGGGTGGTAGAAATTACATCACAGAATCTACATAAAGTGGTGACCAGGTGTTCCCAAGAACGCAGCAATATAAGTTAACTTTTTTTTGTCGTGTATTGACGCCATTTTAAAAcactttttcatttaaaaagataataTTTAAGACCAACCATGTTAATCTACTGATAGAACCAAAGGCTAGGATGGTTTTTGAAAGTATGAGGCTTTTATTAGTGAGTTTCCAGAAAAGCAAGCCCAGAAGAATCCTATGTTCTATCTATCGCAGAATAATATCTCCATTTCTGTGATGCCAAGAAACATGTCAACAGTTGTAGAGGCAACTTCAGATGTCAAAGGAAGTTACAGGTGAAACAGACCCAAGGTGTCTATTACAGCATGGCCGACGTCCCTTTAAGAACACCTGGATCTGATCACCACTGGTCTAGTTCAACCTCTTGTTTCCGGCAATGGCCAACCAGGTGATTCCGGGAAGCCCTTCTATTTAATAAGTTCTCTACTGATTTCTTGCAAGCTAAAGTATCACCCAGAAGCAGCTGGAGATCATTCAAATATCTGCAAGATAATCCACACAAAAGCACAGTTTGAGCACTGGCCCAGACCTTGCTATAGTGACGTGTTACTATTACAAACTTAATACTAGACCAAAGGGTTAAAATCCTGCAAATTCTTCCTTCTAAAAATATTACTCAGCACAATGTTTTCTTAATGGATCAACAATTCTTCAACAAACTCCCCCCCATTCAAGTTTTGCAGGCAGAAAACACAAAGACTTTGAAACCTGAACATATTCCACACACAGGGCCTGTATGTATGCTTTACTGCTCTCGCATAGGAAAATTCTTGCTTCATACTGGACATCTTGCactcccctttttctttctttggtaacaAAATGGGAACTGCCTGAGTGAAGAAGTTCTAACTCCTGGTCAGTGAAAGCTACACTCTTATCTGAGACAACCCTTTGGTAGTCAGGAATACAGATGCGCTCTCTTGGTTGCACCTCTATCATGTAACCTATGGCTCTTTCATATAATGCTTTTGCTATTCTCACACACTGCATGTTATAGCTGCTAGGGAAATGCGGTCGCTTGTCTCCCACATCAATTTCCCAAGCAACTTttgtatattattttttaaaaaggaaccctTGGGAGAGGCTTTGGCACCACCTTGCACAACAGATATCCCAGATTCAATTGCCATACCCCACTTAAGGGCCTCAGGTAGTAGATGCTGGGGAAGACCTTTCTATACCACAGacactggagaactgctgccaagaGCAGACaaaactgagctagatggactaatgctctgacttggtataagacaATTTCATATATCCACATGATTCACTGTACCACAAGTGTTTGTGTAGCGCTTCCATTCTAAGCATTTCCCAAGAACTGCTGGATTCCAAGAAGAAAGGACACAATCAGACTGTTAAATCTCTGGTAACCCCTTAAAAAGCCATTCTTCAAGGAATGACATGCCTTGTGGCAAAGAATTTTTCCTCCCAACTCAGTGAAATACAGGATAGTTCCAAAAAATGCTTTTGCTCTGGTCCAAAAACCACAGGTAACTCATCAAACTCTCTGCAGTCAGCGAGCAATTCGTTTGCACCATGCATTGGAGAAAATATGGAAGCTTTTTTGCAAGTTGTACTCATGGCTTCCAGAAACTAGTACTGTTTTGGCTGTAGAAATAGCAGTTCAAGACTCGCTTGGTGATGGTGAAAAGGTGTGTATAACCCACTCCATATGGTGGAGCAAAAACAAAAATTAGAGATGATAGCAAATAGTTAAAATAATTTTCCTTTCTCATCATGCAACAACTTTGACCTCCCCCttggggctctgcagaggaaaccATAAAATACCTCTCAACACTTACCACTTGCAAGAAGCAACTTAACTGAAGCCCACCTGTGGGTGTTCCACCCACATCATCATAGCTAGAATCCTACATTAACCTCTCGCCTAAACTGAATTCTATTCACTCCCCTAGAACACTTTCCCACAACTCACTCCTATTTTTCAGCAATGTTTATAGAACACGTATTTAACTTTTCCCCTTTGGTCAAAGAGGAGACTGTCTAACATTCTCCCACCTTTGCTCTCAGTGTTTAAAGTGCTACTGCAAATAGTTATGGCAATTTTGAAGAGCTATGTCCACAAaattgtgcatttttaaaaagcattcctGAATCCTGATGTTCCCACGATCATTTTTAGTTTTATAAAAACTGGCTACACAAAACCTCTGGTACACTGAACCACAGCAAACAGTTGGGCAAAAGATCAGTAAATTAACTGAAAAGGAGAAAATCCTGTATAATAACTAGGCAAGGAGACAGATAAAGAGTAAGGCGTATCAGGTTAATGCAAAACTACTTGAAACGGCTGTctaatcaaaattaatttttcaaagaaCCAAGCAAATGGGAAGAACAAACAAACGAAGGTGTAAAGCTTATTTCTGGAAAAATTTAAAAGAACGACATCCATCAAAAACTGGTCTGTCCCCTGATTAGCCTGCCCCAGCAAACTTAAGAGTTTTATACTTTTACATAGTGAGTGAAGTTATGTGACAAGTAAAAATAAATTATGGCTTTGGATATTCTAAGCAGAAGAGTTTTttccaacaacaaaaaaatctttaATGCCAAGACAACCATCAAGGTTTCCCCACTTCAAAGTCAAT of Eublepharis macularius isolate TG4126 chromosome 17, MPM_Emac_v1.0, whole genome shotgun sequence contains these proteins:
- the LIAT1 gene encoding protein LIAT1, which codes for METCWLDPLPYAAGGKVSKPQGKEPPPAQQTLGKKKTKKKKKKSRQEDAEKQPGKSKKQPVFLSSPELLHLCSNRTTEDDASKDTAGRTARQLSSSTSNFLLLTEGNSDQSNESLRWNGILDDPAAEEERLWQYRLNRRKRYGAYIQQSLPPEPSLTLKHLPQLCKFAHLNSDHLFGKTELATSQNSKT